In Zea mays cultivar B73 chromosome 7, Zm-B73-REFERENCE-NAM-5.0, whole genome shotgun sequence, the following proteins share a genomic window:
- the LOC100278047 gene encoding uncharacterized protein isoform X1 encodes MPGAGVEPPSPPAEAAAWLPPRRLRPGRVSAKRCWPPGCGRFPSPPPAPASAAEAGPEVKGVDGASTIVVGRADEKPAPAVISPSAQNGCPDKVEAPAPVSPAPESGAPPADKVEEVADPAAVSPACQNCAPPQQEENKVEVVAAILPAAHSSALPHALTEKDQQNVVIRENGEAQLLGDAGKLSLDGQQGNNVVQVAVLGSSSTVGASYLQNGDKGGGLLVAEEKGRGGSSDVGQEVAVNGDVSEIANKTGTGELQRKENGTAGSRTKRWFVSSLNPPPKRREVSAVRRFPPGCGRTAVTTTDSGVLEVSPISTFAPGHGRSGVNTTGSGNEGLPSEATPVNNNDALVASSVLGELASPTSALEASNKKLESKRIVGEGHSKAHNKVQVQDDFAGTKQDGGQRNVVPKATPRSVSDGKMKGKLPAHKANQVAQEVMVGKMKNKLDGSFQRSNLRTPLSNPIDAKTKVKRSDSDKMNAGVHGNAGASAGGKMENKTLSAKKEVGFPNMNTKQKKVAPKLKGDVIGKDNMHLSARELKLGKYVATDHTEEPKKQIIVQALMAPDNCPWARGRKSIASAFKSLGPMNKAKGKDASASKQCSRKC; translated from the coding sequence ATGCCGGGGGCCGGTGTGGAGCCGCCGTCGCCGCCAGCCGAGGCCGCGGCATGGCTACCGCCGCGCAGGTTGAGACCTGGGAGGGTCTCCGCCAAGCGGTGCTGGCCGCCCGGGTGCGGTCGGTTCCCTTCGCCCCCGCCAGCGCCGGCCTCTGCGGCCGAGGCAGGTCCTGAGGTGAAGGGCGTGGATGGCGCCTCCACCATCGTCGTCGGCAGAGCCGATGAGAAGCCCGCCCCCGCCGtcatttcgccttcggctcagaaTGGATGCCCAGATAAGGTGGAGGCCCCCGCCCCCGTTTCACCTGCGCCTGAGAGCGGCGCCCCGCCTGCTGATAAGGTGGAGGAGGTGGCTGACCCCGCCGCCGTTTCACCTGCGTGTCAGAACTGCGCCCCGCCTCAGCAAGAGGAAAATAAGGTGGAAGTTGTCGCTGCTATTTTGCCTGCAGCGCACAGCAGCGCCCTCCCACATGCCCTGACTGAGAAGGATCAGCAGAATGTAGTCATCCGGGAGAATGGAGAGGCACAATTGCTGGGCGATGCAGGCAAGCTGTCATTGGATGGTCAGCAAGGGAACAATGTGGTGCAGGTAGCAGTACTGGGTAGTTCGAGCACCGTTGGTGCTAGTTATTTGCAGAACGGTgacaaggggggtggattgttggTGGCTGAGGAGAAGGGACGTGGTGGCAGCAGTGATGTGGGGCAGGAGGTTGCTGTTAATGGGGATGTCTCAGAGATTGCAAACAAAACGGGCACTGGTGAGTTACAGAGAAAGGAAAATGGAACTGCAGGAAGCAGAACAAAACGGTGGTTTGTATCCTCTCTGAATCCTCCACCCAAGAGGAGGGAAGTCTCAGCCGTACGTAGATTTCCACCTGGCTGTGGGAGGACTGCTGTTACCACCACAGACAGCGGTGTTTTGGAGGTCTCACCTATAAGCACATTTGCTCCTGGTCATGGGAGATCTGGTGTTAATACCACAGGCAGTGGAAATGAGGGGTTGCCTTCAGAAGCCACCCCTGTCAACAATAATGATGCCTTGGTGGCAAGTTCGGTTTTAGGAGAGTTGGCTTCTCCAACTTCAGCACTAGAGGCCTCCAATAAGAAATTGGAAAGCAAGAGAATAGTGGGTGAAGGACATAGCAAGGCTCACAATAAGGTCCAAGTTCAAGATGATTTTGCCGGTACCAAACAAGATGGTGGCCAGCGAAATGTTGTTCCAAAAGCTACGCCGAGGAGTGTTTCTGATGGGAAGATGAAGGGGAAACTCCCAGCACATAAAGCGAATCAGGTAGCACAAGAAGTGATGGTTGGTAAGATGAAAAATAAACTTGATGGAAGCTTTCAAAGAAGTAATCTTAGGACGCCTTTGAGCAATCCCATTGATGCAAAGACAAAAGTAAAGAGGTCGGATAGTGACAAGATGAATGCTGGAGTGCATGGTAATGCAGGGGCCTCTGCAGGTGGGAAGATGGAAAATAAGACTTTGAGTGCTAAAAAGGAAGTGGGGTTCCCAAATATGAACACAAAGCAAAAGAAGGTTGCTCCTAAGTTGAAGGGTGATGTCATAGGCAAGGATAATATGCATTTGTCCGCCAGGGAGCTCAAGCTTGGAAAATATGTTGCAACTGATCATACTGAAGAGCCTAAGAAGCAAATAATTGTTCAAGCATTGATGGCTCCTGACAATTGCCCTTGGGCACGAGGAAGAAAGTCAATTGCTAGTGCTTTCAAGTCTCTTGGTCCTATGAACAAGGCAAAGGGGAAGGATGCTAGTGCTTCCAAACAATGTTCAAGAAAATGTTAG
- the LOC103634050 gene encoding probable metal-nicotianamine transporter YSL16, producing RSSTYALIYRNMAILGVEGFSALPRHCMQLCAGFFAFAVLANLARDLLPRRLARLVPLPMAMAVPFLVGASFAVDMCVGSLVVFAWHRLDGKKAALLVPAVASGLICGDGIWTFPSSLLALAKVKPPICMKFTPGS from the coding sequence CGTTCATCTACCTACGCGCTCATCTACCGCAACATGGCCATCCTCGGCGTGGAGGGCTTCTCGGCGCTGCCCAGGCACTGCATGCAGCTGTGCGCGGGGTTCTTCGCGTTCGCGGTGCTGGCGAACCTGGCGCGGGACCTGCTGCCGCGCCGGCTCGCGCGGCTCGTGCCGCTGCCCATGGCCATGGCCGTGCCGTTCCTCGTGGGCGCCAGCTTCGCCGTCGACATGTGCGTGGGGAGCCTCGTGGTGTTCGCGTGGCACAGGCTCGACGGCAAGAAGGCCGCGCTGCTGGTGCCGGCCGTCGCCTCGGGGCTCATCTGCGGCGACGGGATCTGGACGTTCCCGTCGTCGCTGCTCGCGCTGGCCAAGGTCAAGCCGCCCATCTGCATGAAGTTCACGCCAGGGAGCTAG